Genomic segment of Pacificitalea manganoxidans:
GAGCCGCGCGGGTCGTCGTCCCGTGGCGAGCGCAGGCGAGAAAGGCCTGAAGTTCGGAAATGGTCGGCAGATAGCTGGCACGCATGGGAAACCCTTATACTCACGATCCCGTGACCCTATGAGATACACTCATGACAAGTCCAGATAAGATCGTTTGCTCCGCCGCTTGCCGTTCCGGTATCCTACGGCAAACGCACCAGATCCCGCCTTGGCCCCTAGGCCGGGCGCGGATCGGACATCCGGAGGACATCATGGACCAGACCACCCGCAAACCCCTGAGCCCGCAAAGCGCCCCCGATCTGAGCCGGTTCGAATGGGACGATCCACTGCGGCTGGAAAGCCAGCTTGACGAAGACGAGCGTATGCTGCGCGACGCCGCACGGGACTTTGCCCAATCGGTGTTGCAGCCGCGGGTCATCGATGCGTTCCGCGAAGAACGCGACGCGCCGGAGCTGTTCGCGCAGATGGGCGAAGCCGGGCTTCTGGGGGCGACCCTGCCGGAGCAATATGGCGGGCTTGGCGCGTCCTACGTTACCTATGGCCTGATCGCGCGGGAGATCGAGCGCGTGGATAGCGGCTACCGTTCGATGATGTCGGTGCAGTCGAGCCTCGTGATCTACCCCATCTATGCCTATGGCAGCGAGGAGCAGCGCCAGAAATACCTGCCGAAGCTGGCCTCCGGCGAATGGATCGGCTGTTTCGGCCTGACCGAGCCTGACGCGGGCTCCGACCCGGCGGGGATGAAGACCCGCGCAGTAAAGACCGACACCGGCTATCGCATCAGCGGCTCGAAGATGTGGATTTCCAACGCGCCATTCGCGGACGTTTTCGTGGTCTGGGCGAAGTCGGACGCGCATGACGGCAAGATCCGTGGCTTTGTGCTGGAGAAGGGCATGAAGGGGCTGAGCGCGCCCAAGATCGAGGGCAAGCTGAGCCTGCGCGCCTCCACCACCGGCGAGATCGTCATGGACGGGGTCGAGGTCGGCGAGGACGCGCTGCTGCCGCATGTGCAGGGCCTGAAAGGTCCGTTCGGCTGTCTGAACCGCGCACGCTACGGCATTGCGTGGGGCGTCATGGGCGCGGCGGAATTCTGCTGGATGGGCGCGCGGCAATACGGGCTGGATCGCAAGCAGTTTGGTAAGCCGCTGGCGCAGACCCAACTGTTTCAGAAGAAGCTCGCCGACATGCAGACCGAAATCGCACTGGGCCTTCAGGCCGCGTTGCAGGT
This window contains:
- a CDS encoding acyl-CoA dehydrogenase codes for the protein MDQTTRKPLSPQSAPDLSRFEWDDPLRLESQLDEDERMLRDAARDFAQSVLQPRVIDAFREERDAPELFAQMGEAGLLGATLPEQYGGLGASYVTYGLIAREIERVDSGYRSMMSVQSSLVIYPIYAYGSEEQRQKYLPKLASGEWIGCFGLTEPDAGSDPAGMKTRAVKTDTGYRISGSKMWISNAPFADVFVVWAKSDAHDGKIRGFVLEKGMKGLSAPKIEGKLSLRASTTGEIVMDGVEVGEDALLPHVQGLKGPFGCLNRARYGIAWGVMGAAEFCWMGARQYGLDRKQFGKPLAQTQLFQKKLADMQTEIALGLQAALQVGRLMDRAEAAPEMISLIKRNNCGKALDIARASRDMHGGNGISEEFQVMRHMVNLETVNTYEGTHDVHALILGRAQTGLQAFF